The following proteins are co-located in the Microvirga ossetica genome:
- a CDS encoding aldo/keto reductase: MDYRNLGRSGLKVSPICLGTMMFGGPTDEALSAQIIATAHEAGVNFIDTADVYNEGRSEEVTGRAIASARSHWVLATKVANSMGQGPNDRGLSRRHIMEAAEASLRRLGTDWIDIYYIHREDYTTPLVETVRAMGDLVRQGKIRYFGVSNHRAWRVAEICRLCDDLGIDRPVVSQPYYNAMNRMPEVEHLPACGYYGLGVVPYSPLARGILTGKYSADAPPPEASRAGRQDTRMMQTEWRPESLQIAQEFKRHAESRGITPGQFAVAWVLNNRFVTAVIGGPRTKEQWDDYVKALDYRFTSEDETFVDSLVASGHPSTPGYTDPAYPIEGRSPRTSPVG, from the coding sequence ATGGATTACCGCAACCTGGGCCGTTCCGGTCTGAAGGTCTCACCGATCTGCCTGGGCACGATGATGTTCGGCGGCCCGACGGACGAGGCTCTCTCTGCGCAAATCATCGCAACGGCGCATGAGGCCGGGGTGAACTTCATCGACACCGCCGACGTCTACAACGAGGGCCGTTCCGAAGAGGTCACGGGGCGAGCCATTGCCTCCGCCCGATCCCATTGGGTGCTCGCGACAAAGGTGGCGAATTCGATGGGACAGGGCCCTAACGACCGCGGTCTGTCGCGCCGGCACATCATGGAAGCGGCCGAGGCGAGTTTGCGTCGCCTCGGCACGGATTGGATCGACATCTATTACATTCACAGGGAGGACTACACCACTCCGCTGGTGGAGACGGTTCGTGCCATGGGCGATCTCGTCCGCCAGGGAAAGATCCGCTACTTCGGCGTGTCGAACCATCGCGCCTGGCGCGTGGCCGAGATCTGCCGCCTCTGCGACGATCTCGGGATCGACCGTCCGGTCGTGAGTCAGCCCTACTACAACGCCATGAACCGGATGCCCGAAGTCGAGCATCTGCCCGCCTGCGGCTATTACGGGCTCGGCGTGGTGCCCTATTCTCCCCTCGCCCGCGGCATCCTCACCGGAAAGTACAGCGCCGATGCCCCGCCGCCTGAAGCCAGCCGGGCGGGTCGGCAGGATACACGCATGATGCAGACGGAATGGCGGCCGGAATCCCTGCAGATCGCACAGGAGTTCAAACGTCACGCCGAGAGCCGGGGCATCACGCCGGGCCAGTTCGCCGTCGCATGGGTCCTGAACAACCGCTTCGTCACGGCCGTGATCGGAGGCCCGCGCACGAAGGAGCAGTGGGACGATTACGTGAAGGCCCTGGATTACCGCTTCACGTCGGAGGATGAAACGTTCGTCGACAGCCTCGTCGCCTCCGGCCATCCTTCCACGCCCGGCTACACCGATCCTGCCTATCCTATCGAAGGACGCTCACCACGCACGAGCCCTGTCGGATGA
- a CDS encoding Kelch repeat-containing protein, translating into MDRRHFIAFAGLAAIGTHRAWAQHAGHGTQLPEAASSPDPYSRLQGGVPHHLTPEQEAQRVTDSPAPQGAQGRWVSRAALPIPRSEMAWATALDGRMHIVGGYGEGRVDRAYHHVYDPALDRWFNAAPLPRGANHVAVAADAGRVYALGGFIEQNRNPDHNAYVYDAAADRWTTIAPLPRPRGAAAAVVLNGKIHLIGGASVPVMERASIGWHEVYDPQADRWTQLKALPGARDHVGCVAYGDAIHVIGGRFNTFEYNTNLHHVYLPAKDTWEERAPLPTARSGHGLVIYRNRLFAMGGEAGRIEQGRPIQAKVFGQMESYDLTADTWQQHAPMTTPRHAVGATVIGDWIYVAGGGAVLGGSVQSAVHEAFTLG; encoded by the coding sequence ATGGATCGCCGCCATTTCATCGCGTTCGCCGGACTGGCCGCCATCGGGACCCACAGGGCCTGGGCGCAGCATGCGGGGCACGGGACCCAACTGCCCGAGGCGGCCTCCTCACCCGATCCCTATTCCCGTCTTCAGGGAGGCGTCCCGCATCACCTGACGCCTGAGCAGGAAGCGCAACGCGTCACCGACAGCCCGGCGCCCCAAGGGGCCCAGGGACGTTGGGTCTCCCGCGCTGCCCTGCCCATTCCCCGCAGCGAGATGGCCTGGGCTACGGCGCTCGACGGACGGATGCACATCGTCGGCGGTTATGGCGAGGGCCGCGTCGACAGGGCCTATCACCATGTCTACGACCCCGCCCTCGATCGCTGGTTCAACGCGGCTCCGCTGCCGAGGGGCGCCAACCACGTGGCCGTCGCTGCGGATGCAGGGCGTGTTTATGCCTTGGGCGGTTTCATCGAGCAGAACCGCAACCCCGATCACAATGCCTATGTCTACGATGCGGCGGCGGATCGCTGGACGACCATCGCCCCGCTGCCCCGTCCGCGCGGCGCCGCCGCCGCCGTGGTGCTCAACGGCAAGATCCACCTGATCGGAGGGGCCTCGGTGCCGGTCATGGAGCGTGCCAGCATCGGCTGGCACGAGGTTTACGATCCGCAGGCCGACCGCTGGACCCAACTCAAGGCACTGCCCGGTGCACGCGACCATGTCGGCTGCGTGGCATATGGCGACGCGATCCATGTCATCGGCGGGCGCTTCAACACCTTCGAGTACAACACCAACCTGCACCACGTGTATCTGCCGGCGAAGGATACCTGGGAAGAACGCGCGCCGCTGCCGACCGCCCGCTCCGGCCACGGACTGGTGATTTACCGCAACCGCCTCTTCGCCATGGGCGGCGAGGCAGGGCGCATCGAGCAGGGCAGGCCGATCCAGGCCAAGGTGTTCGGACAGATGGAGAGCTACGATCTGACCGCCGATACATGGCAGCAGCATGCTCCCATGACGACGCCCCGGCACGCGGTGGGAGCGACGGTGATCGGCGACTGGATCTATGTCGCGGGAGGAGGGGCGGTGCTCGGCGGATCGGTCCAGTCCGCCGTGCACGAGGCGTTCACGCTCGGCTGA
- a CDS encoding ketopantoate reductase family protein, translating into MMRIIVYGVGAIGGTVAAALSLAGHEVIGIARGAQLEALQADGLLLRTPEKAVRAQFRCVSDPSGIDFRPDDAILLTMKTQDTLAALERLRAAGIDEQPIFCVQNGVTNESLALRRFKEVHGVTVMMPASISAPGEVSAFAAPRHGIFDIGLFPNGSNSNDERLAACLEAANIAAFVQPEVMKSKYGKLLLNLSNILQGALGLDADYKHLEALLQAEAEAAYTAAGISWLDVGAADARRDQMMRSRPIPGIERSGGSTTQSLERGAGSIETDYLNGEIVLLGRLHGVPVPANTYFVELGARMVREKLKPGAISVAQAEAELAARGLVISRA; encoded by the coding sequence ATGATGCGGATCATTGTCTACGGCGTCGGCGCAATCGGCGGCACGGTCGCAGCCGCCCTGTCCCTTGCAGGACACGAGGTCATCGGCATCGCCCGTGGCGCTCAGCTCGAAGCCCTTCAAGCCGATGGCCTGCTGCTGCGCACTCCGGAGAAGGCTGTACGGGCGCAGTTTCGCTGCGTATCGGATCCGTCCGGCATCGATTTTCGTCCGGACGATGCGATCCTCCTGACCATGAAGACGCAGGACACGCTTGCCGCCCTGGAGCGGCTGCGCGCCGCGGGAATCGACGAGCAGCCGATCTTCTGCGTTCAGAACGGCGTTACCAACGAGAGCCTTGCGCTCCGCCGTTTCAAGGAGGTCCACGGCGTCACGGTGATGATGCCGGCATCCATCTCGGCACCCGGCGAGGTCAGCGCGTTCGCAGCGCCCCGCCACGGCATCTTCGACATCGGGCTCTTTCCCAATGGCAGCAACAGCAACGACGAGCGCCTCGCCGCGTGCCTGGAGGCCGCGAATATCGCTGCCTTCGTGCAGCCCGAGGTGATGAAGAGCAAGTATGGCAAGCTTCTGCTCAATCTGAGCAACATCCTGCAGGGTGCACTCGGTCTCGATGCGGATTACAAGCATCTCGAAGCCCTGCTCCAGGCCGAAGCCGAGGCCGCTTACACCGCAGCCGGCATTTCATGGCTGGATGTCGGGGCAGCCGATGCCCGCCGGGACCAGATGATGCGCTCCCGGCCGATCCCCGGCATCGAACGCTCCGGCGGCTCGACGACACAGAGCCTCGAACGAGGGGCGGGATCGATCGAGACGGATTATCTCAACGGCGAGATCGTGCTGCTCGGCCGCCTCCACGGCGTTCCTGTCCCGGCGAACACGTACTTCGTCGAACTCGGCGCCCGGATGGTACGCGAGAAGCTCAAGCCGGGAGCGATTTCCGTCGCTCAGGCGGAAGCGGAGTTGGCCGCACGGGGTCTTGTGATCAGCCGAGCGTGA